Proteins encoded in a region of the Marinicella rhabdoformis genome:
- a CDS encoding M16 family metallopeptidase, producing MTFKKIILASALATAILATGPVMAKKSISQKGIVKHPSKLKFDDRELYFADAGKHQVKLTDGNVAYVVEDNKFPLVRITITSPIGEFILSEDAPATGDMAMTMLRDGGTKDLAPDALDERLDFLATSIRFNTNSVSSSASLDTLSDNLDESLDLMFDLLTETRFDTERLQINKDKALESMRRRNDDTRTIEPRVWAELIRGEEFYTNHMATESQVTAIDEAAMKKYVDQVFGSGQLLVAVSGAVERDVVIEKLNQQLARLPEMSVERNIPDNLMPKAPGLYGVNKDDVTQTRVTIGHPGTKRDNPDYYAIQVMNDILGGGGFTSRITKRVRSDEGLAYSAGSRYSAGRYFDGQFRAYFQSKNPSVAQATAIVLEEIEKIQNNPVSAKELQTAQEAQLTFLADLYSSPQGKANRFVTDDLNNEAADYWENYEQNIRAVTVEDVQRVAKKYLNKDQLRILLVGKLSEAEAGDGEHGTMESVTGLKMQRIALKEPLTLEPLN from the coding sequence ATGACATTCAAAAAGATAATATTAGCATCGGCTCTGGCCACCGCCATCTTGGCAACAGGTCCTGTCATGGCTAAAAAAAGCATCAGCCAAAAAGGCATAGTCAAGCATCCCAGCAAATTAAAATTCGATGACCGTGAATTGTACTTTGCAGATGCTGGAAAGCATCAAGTAAAGCTCACTGACGGCAATGTGGCTTATGTGGTTGAAGACAATAAGTTTCCCCTCGTCCGCATAACCATCACTTCACCCATTGGGGAATTTATCCTATCTGAGGATGCACCTGCTACTGGTGACATGGCAATGACCATGTTACGAGATGGTGGTACCAAGGATTTGGCTCCCGATGCACTGGATGAGCGCTTAGACTTTTTAGCAACTAGCATACGTTTCAACACCAACTCAGTCAGTTCTTCTGCGAGTTTAGATACTTTGTCTGATAATTTAGATGAGTCTTTGGATTTGATGTTCGACTTGTTGACTGAAACCCGTTTTGATACAGAACGCTTACAAATTAATAAAGACAAAGCGCTTGAAAGCATGCGCCGCAGAAACGATGACACGCGCACCATTGAACCGCGTGTTTGGGCTGAGCTGATTCGAGGTGAAGAATTCTACACCAATCACATGGCCACAGAATCACAAGTCACAGCCATCGACGAAGCGGCAATGAAAAAGTATGTTGATCAAGTGTTTGGTTCAGGCCAACTTTTGGTGGCAGTTTCTGGTGCAGTTGAGCGTGATGTGGTTATAGAAAAACTTAACCAACAACTGGCTCGCTTGCCTGAAATGTCTGTCGAGCGCAACATTCCTGATAATTTGATGCCAAAAGCACCTGGATTATATGGTGTAAATAAAGATGATGTGACCCAAACTCGGGTGACCATTGGACATCCTGGCACCAAACGAGACAACCCTGACTACTATGCCATTCAAGTCATGAATGACATTCTGGGTGGTGGCGGATTCACTTCACGCATCACCAAACGCGTGCGTTCTGATGAAGGATTGGCTTATTCTGCTGGCTCTCGCTATTCTGCTGGTCGCTACTTTGATGGTCAATTCAGGGCCTATTTTCAATCTAAAAATCCTTCAGTGGCACAAGCCACTGCCATTGTTTTAGAGGAAATTGAAAAGATTCAAAACAACCCCGTCAGTGCAAAAGAACTTCAAACTGCACAAGAAGCCCAACTGACATTTTTGGCAGACCTGTACTCAAGCCCTCAAGGTAAAGCCAATCGCTTCGTTACAGATGACTTAAATAATGAAGCAGCTGACTATTGGGAAAACTACGAGCAAAACATCCGTGCTGTTACAGTCGAAGATGTTCAACGGGTTGCCAAAAAATACCTCAATAAAGACCAGTTGCGTATTTTATTGGTGGGTAAATTATCAGAAGCCGAAGCAGGTGATGGAGAACACGGCACCATGGAGTCAGTCACTGGCCTGAAAATGCAAAGAATTGCACTGAAAGAGCCTTTGACGTTAGAGCCATTGAACTAA